The Flavobacterium sp. 123 genome contains a region encoding:
- a CDS encoding sugar phosphate isomerase/epimerase produces MKRRQFLQSTALFSVASLVNANGLFTKTPLIDKVGLGLFSVPKLLENDFETAFTLLAKMGYEEVECFGPYEFSTDKAKASWNAVTPQLGFKGSGFFNKSANDFLKAAKSNGITIPSMHTDLDTLLTNMGPLAETANLIGAKYVVLPSIPYEERKTLDDYKKVADKFNIIGDAAKKEGIRFAYHNHGYGLNKVNGVMPLDIIFDQTDPSLVYFEMDVYWTMAGGADPVQLFEKHKGRYKMIHAKDMKESKRFAGDGGDPSQWISLFPYMTSCGEGVFDLPKILTAAKQNGVDHFFVEQDMVQSPEIALKKSADYLKSL; encoded by the coding sequence ATGAAAAGACGTCAATTTCTTCAAAGTACGGCACTGTTTTCAGTAGCATCTTTAGTAAATGCTAACGGCCTATTTACTAAAACCCCGTTAATTGATAAAGTAGGTTTGGGTTTGTTTTCCGTACCTAAATTATTAGAGAATGATTTTGAAACCGCTTTTACTCTTTTAGCTAAAATGGGATATGAAGAAGTAGAATGTTTTGGACCATATGAATTTAGTACTGATAAAGCAAAAGCTTCCTGGAATGCGGTTACTCCTCAATTAGGATTCAAAGGAAGTGGTTTCTTTAATAAGTCTGCTAATGATTTTTTAAAAGCTGCAAAATCAAACGGAATAACTATTCCTTCGATGCATACTGATTTAGACACATTGTTAACTAATATGGGGCCATTAGCTGAAACGGCTAACTTAATTGGGGCGAAATATGTAGTGCTTCCATCTATTCCTTATGAAGAAAGAAAAACCTTGGATGATTATAAAAAAGTTGCAGATAAATTCAATATAATTGGTGATGCAGCTAAGAAAGAAGGAATTCGTTTTGCATATCATAATCACGGATATGGTTTAAATAAGGTAAATGGAGTTATGCCTTTAGATATTATTTTTGACCAAACGGATCCTAGTTTGGTTTATTTTGAAATGGATGTGTATTGGACTATGGCTGGTGGTGCTGATCCAGTTCAATTATTCGAAAAACACAAAGGAAGGTATAAAATGATACACGCAAAGGATATGAAAGAGTCTAAAAGATTTGCAGGTGACGGAGGTGATCCGTCACAATGGATTAGTCTTTTCCCATATATGACTTCTTGCGGAGAAGGGGTGTTTGATTTACCTAAAATACTTACTGCGGCAAAACAAAACGGGGTTGATCATTTCTTTGTGGAACAAGATATGGTGCAGTCTCCTGAAATTGCGTTGAAAAAAAGTGCTGATTATTTGAAGTCGTTATAA